In Chaetodon auriga isolate fChaAug3 chromosome 7, fChaAug3.hap1, whole genome shotgun sequence, a genomic segment contains:
- the lpar6a gene encoding lysophosphatidic acid receptor 6a isoform X1, with the protein MPSFLLWTPQLVVVQDFLSEKETHLFEMYNNTENNSANAPTCIKNDGFKYPLYSTIFSIVFVVGLITNVVAIYIFTCSLKLRNETTTYMMNLVVSDLLFVFTLPLRVFYFINQNWPFGSMLCKFSVSLFYTNMYGSMLFLTCISVDRFLAIVYPFRSRALRTKRNARIVCIAVWVLVLSGSLPTGFMLDTTSRENTKTNATFCFENFSSNQWKSHLSKVVIFIETVGFIIPLLLNVCCSIMVLQTLRRPQTVSQGGKLNKTKILRMIIVHLFIFCFCFIPYNVNLVFYALVRTKTLKGCFVESVVRTIYPIALCIAVSNCCFDPIVYYFTSETIQNSIKRKSQVNRSYDVKFSEALQSETSSNLQCSLRNLKAKVFHNESSV; encoded by the exons ATGCCATCATTCCTTTTGTGGACTCCGCAGCTCGTGGTGGTTCAGGACTTCTTGAGTGAAAAGGAGACACATTTGTTTGA AATGtacaacaacactgaaaacaactcAGCAAACGCCCCTACCTGCATCAAGAACGATGGCTTCAAATACCCATTGTACAGCACTATCTTCAGCATTGTGTTTGTCGTGGGACTGATCACCAACGTTGTGGCCATTTACATATTCACCTGCTCTCTCAAGCTGAGGAACGAGACCACGACTTACATGATGAACTTGGTCGTGTCtgacctgctgtttgtcttcacgCTGCCTCTGAGGGTCTTCTACTTCATCAACCAGAACTGGCCTTTTGGAAGCATGCTCTGCAAgttctctgtctcactgttcTACACCAACATGTATGGCAGCATGCTCTTTCTCACCTGCATTAGTGTGGATCGCTTTTTAGCCATTGTGTACCCTTTTCGTTCAAGGGCGCTCAGGACCAAGCGCAATGCAAGGATAGTGTGTATTGCTGTATgggtgctcgtgctttctggGAGCCTCCCCACAGGGTTCATGTTGGACACCACCTCACGTGAGAACACCAAGACCAACGCCACCTTCTGCTTCGAGAACTTCTCCTCCAACCAGTGGAAATCTCACCTGTCTAAGGTGGTGATCTTCATAGAGACAGTGGGCTTCATCATCCCGCTTCTACTCAACGTATGTTGCTCCATCATGGTGCTGCAGACCCTGCGTCGCCCCCAAACCGTCAGTCAAGGGGGGAagctgaacaaaacaaagatcCTACGCATGATAATTGTGCAcctctttattttttgtttttgcttcattcCCTACAATGTAAACTTGGTTTTCTATGCTCTGGTCCGCACTAAGACTTTAAAAGGATGCTTTGTGGAGTCGGTGGTCCGAACCATCTACCCAATAGCCCTCTGCATTGCTGTGTCCAACTGCTGCTTTGATCCCATTGTTTACTACTTCACCTCGGAGACTATTCAGAACTCCATCAAGAGGAAGTCTCAGGTCAACCGTTCGTATGATGTCAAGTTCTCCGAGGCCCTGCAGTCAGAAACCAGCTCCAACCTGCAGTGCAGCCTGAGGAATCTCAAAGCTAAAGTCTTCCACAATGAGTCCTCAGTGTGA
- the lpar6a gene encoding lysophosphatidic acid receptor 6a isoform X2, with product MTQIPKRMYNNTENNSANAPTCIKNDGFKYPLYSTIFSIVFVVGLITNVVAIYIFTCSLKLRNETTTYMMNLVVSDLLFVFTLPLRVFYFINQNWPFGSMLCKFSVSLFYTNMYGSMLFLTCISVDRFLAIVYPFRSRALRTKRNARIVCIAVWVLVLSGSLPTGFMLDTTSRENTKTNATFCFENFSSNQWKSHLSKVVIFIETVGFIIPLLLNVCCSIMVLQTLRRPQTVSQGGKLNKTKILRMIIVHLFIFCFCFIPYNVNLVFYALVRTKTLKGCFVESVVRTIYPIALCIAVSNCCFDPIVYYFTSETIQNSIKRKSQVNRSYDVKFSEALQSETSSNLQCSLRNLKAKVFHNESSV from the exons ATGACTCAAATCCCAAAGAG AATGtacaacaacactgaaaacaactcAGCAAACGCCCCTACCTGCATCAAGAACGATGGCTTCAAATACCCATTGTACAGCACTATCTTCAGCATTGTGTTTGTCGTGGGACTGATCACCAACGTTGTGGCCATTTACATATTCACCTGCTCTCTCAAGCTGAGGAACGAGACCACGACTTACATGATGAACTTGGTCGTGTCtgacctgctgtttgtcttcacgCTGCCTCTGAGGGTCTTCTACTTCATCAACCAGAACTGGCCTTTTGGAAGCATGCTCTGCAAgttctctgtctcactgttcTACACCAACATGTATGGCAGCATGCTCTTTCTCACCTGCATTAGTGTGGATCGCTTTTTAGCCATTGTGTACCCTTTTCGTTCAAGGGCGCTCAGGACCAAGCGCAATGCAAGGATAGTGTGTATTGCTGTATgggtgctcgtgctttctggGAGCCTCCCCACAGGGTTCATGTTGGACACCACCTCACGTGAGAACACCAAGACCAACGCCACCTTCTGCTTCGAGAACTTCTCCTCCAACCAGTGGAAATCTCACCTGTCTAAGGTGGTGATCTTCATAGAGACAGTGGGCTTCATCATCCCGCTTCTACTCAACGTATGTTGCTCCATCATGGTGCTGCAGACCCTGCGTCGCCCCCAAACCGTCAGTCAAGGGGGGAagctgaacaaaacaaagatcCTACGCATGATAATTGTGCAcctctttattttttgtttttgcttcattcCCTACAATGTAAACTTGGTTTTCTATGCTCTGGTCCGCACTAAGACTTTAAAAGGATGCTTTGTGGAGTCGGTGGTCCGAACCATCTACCCAATAGCCCTCTGCATTGCTGTGTCCAACTGCTGCTTTGATCCCATTGTTTACTACTTCACCTCGGAGACTATTCAGAACTCCATCAAGAGGAAGTCTCAGGTCAACCGTTCGTATGATGTCAAGTTCTCCGAGGCCCTGCAGTCAGAAACCAGCTCCAACCTGCAGTGCAGCCTGAGGAATCTCAAAGCTAAAGTCTTCCACAATGAGTCCTCAGTGTGA
- the nek3 gene encoding serine/threonine-protein kinase Nek3 isoform X2: MKHPNIVAFREALEADDLLCIVMEYCRGGDLLQRIRQQKTTQFCVDDILRWFAQMCAAAKHIHDKRVLHRDLKSKNIFLTDNGTVKLGDFGSACILNSSKAYAHTYVGTPYYVAPEIWDNKPYNNKSDVWSLGCVLYELCTLRHPFQASSWKSLILKVCRGAYPPLPSHLPYELQYLVKQMFKTNPKDRPSLHTILTSHRVSRLLRTHLPSQAIETEERGRRSGGWNREEGVKVATLLGEKSLIKTSTLEGMELPEAHCESRKLGPRKQWPSEPSDTVRQMLTNASLISADSMTSNSQTLTGSTHASVSEEPEDSRQRRRWDKNPPERLLSLLEKAELSRAFSTFLINRGGDSPLVGPLSQPQGDDTDGPEPEVAVDEDRFQPRSDDEDTDFEEESPCDWIEEVEKMFSQQ, from the exons ATGAAGCATCCTAATATTGTGGCCTTCAGGGAGGCATTGGAAG cTGATGACCTCCTGTGTATTGTTATGGAGtactgcagaggaggagacctGCTTCAGAGGATCCGCCAACAGAAAACTACACAGTTCTGTGTTGATGAT atcTTGAGGTGGTTTGCTcaaatgtgtgctgctgcaaagCACATCCATGATAAACGGGTTTTGCACAGAGATTTGAAGTCCAAG AACATTTTCCTGACTGATAATGGGACAGTCAAGCTCGGGGATTTTGGCTCAGCGTGTATTCTGAACAG CTCAAAGGCCTACGCTCATACATATGTTGGGACGCCGTATTACGTGGCTCCGGAAATCTGGGACAACAAGCCATACAACAACAAGAG CGATGTGTGGTCTCTGGGCTGCGTTCTCTACGAGCTCTGCACCTTACGACACCCG TTCCAAGCATCCAGCTGGAAGAGCCTGATTCTGAAGGTGTGTCGGGGTGCATACCCTCCCCTCCCCAGTCACCTGCCCTATGAGCTGCAGTATCTGGTCAAGCAGATGTTTAAGACAAACCCAAAAGACAGGCCGTCCCTGCACACCATCCTGACCTCTCACCGGGTTTCCAGACTCCTGCGTACACATCTGCCCTCCCAG GCGATAGAGACGGAGGAACGGGGAAGGCGCTCGGGTGGATGGAACAGAGAAGAGGGAGTGAAGGTGGCTACGCTTCTGGGAGAGAagagtttaataaaaacatcaacGTTGGAAG GTATGGAGTTACCTGAAGCCCACTGTGAAAGCAGAAAGCTGGGTCCTCGAAAGCAGTGGCCCTCTGAGCCATCAGACACCGTGAGGCAGATGTTAACCAATGCCAGCCTCATCTCAGCTGACAGCATGACATCAAACAGCCAGACCCTCACGGGCTCCACTCATGCAA gTGTGTCAGAGGAGCCGGAGGACAGCAGGCAAAGGAGACGATGGGACAAGAATCCTCCTGAGAGGCTTCTGAGTCTGCTGGAGAAGGCCGAGCTGAGCAGAGCCTTCAGCACCTTTTTAATAAACAGAGGAG GGGACAGCCCTCTGGTCGGACCCCTCTCCCAGCCGCAGGGTGACGACACTGACGGCCCTGAGCCGGAAGTGGCTGTAGATGAGGACCGGTTTCAGCCTCGCTCTGACGACGAGGACAC AGACTTTGAGGAAGAATCTCCATGTGACTGGATAGAAGAAgttgagaaaatgttttcacaacAATAA
- the nek3 gene encoding serine/threonine-protein kinase Nek3 isoform X1, whose amino-acid sequence MERYSLLRVIGEGSFGRALLVRCKSSQEKYVVKEIQLPKSLSKLESCRREAVVLSRMKHPNIVAFREALEADDLLCIVMEYCRGGDLLQRIRQQKTTQFCVDDILRWFAQMCAAAKHIHDKRVLHRDLKSKNIFLTDNGTVKLGDFGSACILNSSKAYAHTYVGTPYYVAPEIWDNKPYNNKSDVWSLGCVLYELCTLRHPFQASSWKSLILKVCRGAYPPLPSHLPYELQYLVKQMFKTNPKDRPSLHTILTSHRVSRLLRTHLPSQAIETEERGRRSGGWNREEGVKVATLLGEKSLIKTSTLEGMELPEAHCESRKLGPRKQWPSEPSDTVRQMLTNASLISADSMTSNSQTLTGSTHASVSEEPEDSRQRRRWDKNPPERLLSLLEKAELSRAFSTFLINRGGDSPLVGPLSQPQGDDTDGPEPEVAVDEDRFQPRSDDEDTDFEEESPCDWIEEVEKMFSQQ is encoded by the exons ATGGAGAGATACTCGCTCCTCAGAGTCATCGGCGAAGGCTCTTTCGGTCGGGCTTTGTTAGTTCGGTGTAAAAGCAGTCAGGAAAAGTATGTGGTCAAGGAAATCCAGCTGCCAAAG aGTCTATCCAAATTGGAGAGTTGCAGGAGAGAGGCTGTCGTGCTGTCCAGAATGAAGCATCCTAATATTGTGGCCTTCAGGGAGGCATTGGAAG cTGATGACCTCCTGTGTATTGTTATGGAGtactgcagaggaggagacctGCTTCAGAGGATCCGCCAACAGAAAACTACACAGTTCTGTGTTGATGAT atcTTGAGGTGGTTTGCTcaaatgtgtgctgctgcaaagCACATCCATGATAAACGGGTTTTGCACAGAGATTTGAAGTCCAAG AACATTTTCCTGACTGATAATGGGACAGTCAAGCTCGGGGATTTTGGCTCAGCGTGTATTCTGAACAG CTCAAAGGCCTACGCTCATACATATGTTGGGACGCCGTATTACGTGGCTCCGGAAATCTGGGACAACAAGCCATACAACAACAAGAG CGATGTGTGGTCTCTGGGCTGCGTTCTCTACGAGCTCTGCACCTTACGACACCCG TTCCAAGCATCCAGCTGGAAGAGCCTGATTCTGAAGGTGTGTCGGGGTGCATACCCTCCCCTCCCCAGTCACCTGCCCTATGAGCTGCAGTATCTGGTCAAGCAGATGTTTAAGACAAACCCAAAAGACAGGCCGTCCCTGCACACCATCCTGACCTCTCACCGGGTTTCCAGACTCCTGCGTACACATCTGCCCTCCCAG GCGATAGAGACGGAGGAACGGGGAAGGCGCTCGGGTGGATGGAACAGAGAAGAGGGAGTGAAGGTGGCTACGCTTCTGGGAGAGAagagtttaataaaaacatcaacGTTGGAAG GTATGGAGTTACCTGAAGCCCACTGTGAAAGCAGAAAGCTGGGTCCTCGAAAGCAGTGGCCCTCTGAGCCATCAGACACCGTGAGGCAGATGTTAACCAATGCCAGCCTCATCTCAGCTGACAGCATGACATCAAACAGCCAGACCCTCACGGGCTCCACTCATGCAA gTGTGTCAGAGGAGCCGGAGGACAGCAGGCAAAGGAGACGATGGGACAAGAATCCTCCTGAGAGGCTTCTGAGTCTGCTGGAGAAGGCCGAGCTGAGCAGAGCCTTCAGCACCTTTTTAATAAACAGAGGAG GGGACAGCCCTCTGGTCGGACCCCTCTCCCAGCCGCAGGGTGACGACACTGACGGCCCTGAGCCGGAAGTGGCTGTAGATGAGGACCGGTTTCAGCCTCGCTCTGACGACGAGGACAC AGACTTTGAGGAAGAATCTCCATGTGACTGGATAGAAGAAgttgagaaaatgttttcacaacAATAA
- the rcbtb2 gene encoding RCC1 and BTB domain-containing protein 2: MLDVGKWPVFALLPPEELRLIRQACVFGSAANEALYVTVNDEVFALGTNCSGCLGLGDLQSTIEPRRIDVLCGKKIVSLSYGTGPHVVIATADGEVFAWGHNGYSQLGNGTTNHGLTPALVSTNLLNKRVTEVACGSHHTIALTTDGEVYAWGYNNSGQVGSGSTANQPTPRRVSSCLQNKVVVNIACGQLCSMAVLDNGEIYGWGYNCNGQLGLGNNGNQQTPCRIAALQGVNIVQVACGYAHTLALTDEGFVYAWGANSYGQLGTGNKSNQALPTLINTDKERMVEVAACHTSHTSAAKTQSGQILMWGQCRGQAVASPHLTHFSSTDDVFACFATPAVTWHLLSVDGDDYLTVAQSLKKEFDSPEISDLKFLVDGKCIHVHKALLKIRCEHFRTLLNETDEDAIEIHQFSYLVYRAFLEYLYTDTINLPPEDAIGLLDLATFYRETRLKRLCQETIKRGISEENAITLLSAAVKYEARDLEEFCFKFCVNHLTAVTQTQAFADMDHDLLKNFISKASRYGAFKN, from the exons ATGCTGGACGTGGGGAAGTGGCCAGTGTTTGCACTCCTTCCTCCTGAGGAACTACGGCTTATCCGGCAGGCTTGTGTCTTTGGCAGTGCTGCAAATGAAGCCCTCTATGTCACAGTTAATGATGAG GTTTTTGCTCTGGGTACCAACTGCAGCGGCTGTTTGGGGCTCGGAGACCTTCAAAGCACGATTGAGCCGCGCAGAATCGATGTCTTGTGTGGAAAGAAGATTGTGTCCCTAAGCTATGGAACAGGACCGCATGTGGTTATCGCTACTGCAG ATGGAGAGGTTTTTGCCTGGGGACACAATGGCTACAGCCAGCTGGGCAATGGGACCACCAACCACGGACTGACCCCTGCCCTCGTGTCCACCAACCTCCTCAACaagagagtgacagaggtgGCCTGTGGCTCCCATCACACTATTGCCCTCACAACTGATGGAGAG GTGTACGCATGGGGTTACAACAACTCAGGCCAAGTAGGTTCTGGGTCCACTGCCAACCAGCCGACACCACGCCGGGtcagcagctgcctgcagaACAAAGTGGTGGTTAACATAGCCTGTGGTCAGCTCTGCTCCATGGCTGTACTGGACAATGGAGAG ATCTATGGCTGGGGCTACAATTGCAATGGGCAGCTGGGTTTGGGCAACAATGGAAACCAGCAGACCCCATGCAGGATCGCCGCTCTCCAAGGTGTCAACATCGTCCAG GTTGCCTGTGGATATGCACATACATTGGCCCTTACAGATGAGGGGTTTGTTTACGCCTGGGGAGCCAACTCGTATGGGCAGTTGGGAACGGGCAATAAGAGTAACCAAGCTCTCCCCACTCtaataaacacagacaaggaGAG gATGGTGGAGGTGGCTGCATGTCACACCAGCCACACGTCAGCGGCCAAGACCCAGAGTGGGCAGATTCTGATGTGGGGTCAGTGTCGAGGTCAGGCTGTTGCCAGCCCCCACCTCACccatttcagcagcacagacgatGTGTTTGCTTGCTTCGCCACTCCGGCAGTCACGTGGCACCTCCTCTCAGTAG ATGGTGATGACTACCTGACTGTTGCCCAGTCTTTGAAGAAGGAGTTTGACAGCCCAGAGATTTCAGACCTTAAGTTCTTGGTTGATGGGAAGTGTATCCATGTTCACAAAGCCCTGCTGAAAATCAG GTGTGAGCATTTCCGTACATTGCTGAATGAAACAGATGAGGACGCCATAGAAATTCACCAGTTTTCATACCTGGTGTACAGAGCCTTTCTGGAGTACCTCTACACAGACACTATTAACCTGCCACCAGAGGATGCTATTG GGTTGCTAGACTTGGCCACGTTCTACCGAGAGACGAGGCTGAAGAGGTTATGCCAGGAAACAATCaagagaggcatttctgaggAGAACGCCATcactctgctctcagctgctgTCAAGTATGAGGCGCGG GACCTGGAGGAGTTCTGCTTCAAGTTTTGCGTCAACCACCTAACCGCTGTCACGCAGACCCAGGCCTTTGCAGACATGGACCATGACCTGCTCAAGAACTTCATTAGTAAAGCCAGCCGCTACGGGGCCTTCAAAAACTGA